The proteins below come from a single Stomoxys calcitrans chromosome 1, idStoCalc2.1, whole genome shotgun sequence genomic window:
- the LOC106093947 gene encoding carboxypeptidase B1, giving the protein MFFKIALSVLFCSIALASGETYEGYKIYDIQADNVFEKEILLRLSANEAYDFFDLPRVMGKPARAMIQPEDQVDFETTLTRFGLTFEVINENVAQSIAEETEQQNYVRSAADTNGRISFAAFQRFSAINAYLDELAAAYPNRVTVKTLGQSYEKRAMKAITITNGDGKANKKVILMDAGIHAREWIAPAGALYVIHQLVEKFSANSHLLKDYDWVILPVVNPDGYEYTHTSSRMWRKTRQPVSSSCYGTDGNRNFDFHWGEVGASSLSCADTFRGPTAFSEPETKLLRDLMHSLSGRAKMYLTLHSYGNYLLYPWGYTSALPATVKDLDEVAQAGAAAIRSATGTRYTVGSSTNVLYAAAGGSDDYAFAKANIPISITMELPAGGSGFDPKPAQIDPFVSETWIGIKAMAEKVIAKY; this is encoded by the exons atgttttttaaaatcGCTTTGAGCGTTCTGTTCTGCAGCATTGCTTTGGCCAGTGGGGAGACCTACGAGGG CTACAAAATCTATGACATCCAGGCCGATAATGTTTTCGAAAAGGAAATCTTGTTGCGTCTTTCTGCCAATGAGGCCTATGACTTCTTTGATTTGCCCCGGGTCATGGGCAAGCCCGCCCGTGCCATGATCCAACCCGAGGATCAAGTTGATTTCGAAACCACTTTGACCAGATTCGGTCTCACCTTTGAGGTCATCAATGAAAATGTTGCCCAAAGCATTGCCGAGGAGACAGAACAACAAAACTATGTGCGTTCCGCTGCCGACACCAATGGTCGCATCAGCTTTGCCGCCTTCCAACGTTTCAGTGCCATCAATGCCTACCTCGATGAGTTGGCTGCTGCCTATCCCAACCGTGTTACCGTCAAGACCCTTGGCCAGTCCTATGAAAAGCGTGCCATGAAGGCCATTACCATCACCAATGGCGATGGCAAGGCCAACAAGAAGGTCATCCTTATGGATGCTGGTATTCATGCCCGTGAATGGATTGCCCCTGCTGGTGCCTTGTATGTCATCCACCAATTGGTGGAGAAGTTCTCTGCCAACTCGCACTTGTTGAAGGACTACGATTGGGTTATTTTGCCCGTTGTCAATCCCGATGGCTATGAATACACTCACACCTCTTCTCGCATGTGGCGCAAGACCCGTCAGCCTGTCTCCAGCTCTTGCTATGGCACCGATGGCAACCGCAACTTTGATTTCCATTGGGGTGAAGTGGGTGCTTCCAGCTTGTCCTGTGCCGATACCTTCAGAGGACCCACCGCCTTCTCTGAGCCCGAAACTAAATTGCTTCGCGATTTGATGCACTCCTTGAGTGGCCGCGCAAAGATGTATTTGACCTTGCACTCTTATGGCAACTATTTGTTGTATCCTTGGGGTTATACTTC CGCTCTTCCCGCCACTGTCAAGGATTTGGATGAAGTTGCCCAAGCTGGCGCTGCTGCCATCAGATCTGCCACCGGCACCCGCTACACCGTAGGCTCCTCCACCAATGTCTTGTATGCCGCCGCTGGTGGCAGCGATGATTACGCTTTTGCCAAGGCCAACATTCCCATTTCCATTACCATGGAATTGCCGGCTGGTGGCAGCGGTTTCGATCCCAAACCTGCTCAAATCGACCCCTTCGTCTCCGAAACCTGGATCGGTATTAAGGCTATGGCTGAGAAGGTCATTGCCAAGTATTAG